One Myxococcus stipitatus DNA segment encodes these proteins:
- the clpB gene encoding ATP-dependent chaperone ClpB: MRLDKFTVKAQEAIQEGQALARRADNPQYEPEHLAAALQSQKDGIVEPLLRKIGADVKLLAARLGEALGKLPRMQGGESAMLGQRLLKVFDKAEDEAKSLKDEFISSEHLLLALTQDKGTVGEIFKSSGITRDRVLAGLKEVRGSARVTSQDAESNYQALEKYGRDLTAAARAGKLDPVIGRDEEIRRCVQVLSRRTKNNPVLIGEPGVGKTAIAEGLARRIVDGDVPEGLKNKTLISLDLGAMVAGAKFRGEFEERLKAVLKEIADSAGEIILFIDEIHTIVGAGKAEGAMDAGNMLKPALSRGELHCIGATTLDEYRKHIEKDAALERRFQPVFVGEPSVHDTISILRGLKERYETHHKVDIQDNALVAAATLSHRYIADRFLPDKAIDLVDEAASRLRIERDSMPTELDDVRRKMTQLQIEREGLRKEKDPHSVERLAQVEKELANLGEKFNTLKAQWDTEKSISNNLHGFKEKLEKARNDQAAAERQGDLTRAAELKFGVIPSLEKELKSQTEKLTDVQKNQKFLKEKVDAEDIAAVVAKWTGIPVSRLMEGEVQKLIHMEDRLAQRVIGQRSPVEAVSNAVRRARSGLQDPNRPIGSFIFLGPTGVGKTETAKALAEFLFDDDSAMVRIDMSEFMEKHAVARLVGAPPGYVGYEEGGQLTEAVRRRPYTVVLFDEIEKAHPDVFNILLQILDEGRLTDSQGRTVDFKNTVLIMTSNLGSHELQAGMAGKEELDDKTREEVMEVLRSHFRPEFLNRVDEIVIFEPLRKKDIYRIVDLQIAKLSKLLADKRLTLELTDKAKDLLADRGYDPTYGARPLKRAVQKNLLDPLALKVLAGEFAPGDAIQVDAGPDGLTFAKVLVDASKNVKRTA; the protein is encoded by the coding sequence ATGCGACTCGACAAGTTCACGGTGAAGGCGCAGGAAGCGATTCAAGAAGGCCAGGCGCTGGCCCGCCGCGCCGACAACCCCCAGTACGAGCCGGAGCACCTCGCGGCGGCGTTGCAGTCCCAGAAGGACGGCATCGTGGAGCCGCTGCTGCGCAAGATTGGCGCGGACGTGAAGCTCCTGGCAGCGCGCCTGGGCGAGGCGCTCGGCAAGCTCCCCCGGATGCAGGGCGGCGAGAGCGCCATGCTCGGGCAGCGGCTGCTCAAGGTCTTCGACAAGGCCGAGGACGAAGCCAAGTCCCTGAAGGACGAGTTCATCTCCTCCGAGCACCTCCTGCTGGCGCTCACCCAGGACAAGGGCACGGTGGGGGAGATCTTCAAGTCGTCGGGCATCACCCGCGACCGCGTGCTGGCCGGCCTCAAGGAGGTCCGCGGGTCGGCGCGCGTGACGAGCCAGGACGCGGAATCCAACTACCAGGCGCTGGAGAAGTACGGGCGCGACCTGACGGCCGCCGCGCGCGCCGGGAAGCTGGACCCGGTCATCGGGCGCGACGAGGAGATCCGCCGCTGTGTCCAGGTGCTCAGCCGGCGCACGAAGAACAACCCGGTGCTCATCGGTGAGCCGGGCGTGGGCAAGACGGCCATCGCGGAGGGGCTGGCGCGGCGCATCGTCGACGGCGACGTGCCGGAGGGCCTGAAGAACAAGACGCTCATCTCGCTGGACCTGGGCGCCATGGTCGCCGGCGCGAAGTTCCGCGGCGAGTTCGAGGAGCGCCTCAAGGCGGTGCTCAAGGAGATCGCCGACTCGGCGGGCGAAATCATCCTCTTCATCGACGAAATCCACACCATCGTCGGCGCGGGCAAGGCCGAGGGCGCGATGGACGCGGGCAACATGCTCAAGCCGGCGCTGTCGCGCGGGGAATTGCACTGCATCGGCGCCACCACGCTGGACGAGTACCGCAAGCACATCGAGAAGGACGCGGCCCTGGAGCGGCGCTTCCAGCCCGTCTTCGTGGGCGAGCCGAGCGTGCACGACACCATCAGCATCCTGCGCGGCCTGAAGGAGCGCTACGAGACGCACCACAAGGTCGACATCCAGGACAACGCGCTGGTCGCCGCCGCCACGCTCAGCCACCGCTACATCGCGGACCGCTTCCTGCCGGACAAGGCCATCGACCTGGTCGACGAGGCCGCCAGCCGCCTGCGCATCGAGCGTGACTCCATGCCCACGGAGCTGGACGACGTGCGCCGGAAGATGACCCAGCTCCAGATTGAACGCGAGGGCCTGCGCAAGGAGAAGGACCCGCACTCGGTGGAGCGCCTGGCCCAGGTGGAGAAGGAGCTGGCCAACCTGGGGGAGAAGTTCAACACCCTCAAGGCGCAGTGGGACACGGAGAAGTCCATCAGCAACAACCTGCACGGCTTCAAGGAGAAGCTGGAGAAGGCGCGCAACGACCAGGCCGCCGCCGAACGCCAGGGCGACCTGACGCGCGCCGCGGAGCTGAAGTTCGGCGTGATTCCGTCGCTGGAGAAGGAGCTCAAGAGCCAGACGGAGAAGCTGACGGACGTGCAGAAGAACCAGAAGTTCCTCAAGGAGAAGGTGGACGCGGAGGACATCGCCGCGGTGGTGGCCAAGTGGACGGGCATCCCCGTCTCGCGGCTGATGGAGGGCGAGGTCCAGAAGCTCATCCACATGGAGGACCGGCTGGCCCAGCGCGTGATTGGTCAGCGCAGCCCCGTGGAGGCGGTGTCCAACGCCGTGCGCCGCGCGCGCAGCGGCCTGCAGGACCCCAACCGCCCCATCGGCTCGTTCATCTTCCTGGGCCCCACGGGCGTGGGCAAGACGGAGACGGCCAAGGCGCTGGCGGAGTTCCTCTTCGATGACGACTCGGCCATGGTCCGCATCGACATGTCCGAGTTCATGGAGAAGCACGCGGTGGCGCGGCTGGTGGGCGCGCCCCCGGGCTACGTCGGCTACGAGGAGGGCGGACAGCTGACGGAGGCGGTGCGCCGCCGGCCGTACACGGTGGTCCTCTTCGACGAAATCGAGAAGGCGCACCCGGACGTCTTCAACATCCTGCTGCAGATCCTGGACGAGGGCCGGCTGACGGACAGCCAGGGCCGCACGGTGGACTTCAAGAACACCGTCCTCATCATGACGTCCAACCTGGGCTCGCACGAACTGCAGGCGGGGATGGCCGGCAAGGAGGAGCTCGACGACAAGACGCGCGAGGAGGTCATGGAGGTGCTGCGCTCGCACTTCCGCCCGGAGTTCCTCAACCGCGTGGACGAAATCGTCATCTTCGAGCCGCTGCGCAAGAAGGACATCTACCGCATCGTCGACCTGCAGATCGCCAAGCTGTCGAAGCTGCTCGCCGACAAGCGGCTCACGCTGGAGCTGACGGACAAGGCCAAGGACCTGCTGGCGGACCGCGGCTACGACCCGACGTACGGCGCGCGCCCGCTGAAGCGCGCGGTGCAGAAGAACCTGCTCGATCCGCTGGCCCTGAAGGTGCTGGCCGGTGAGTTCGCGCCGGGCGACGCCATCCAGGTGGACGCGGGCCCCGACGGGCTCACCTTCGCCAAGGTGCTGGTGGACGCGTCGAAGAACGTGAAGCGCACGGCGTAG